From Micavibrio sp. TMED2, the proteins below share one genomic window:
- a CDS encoding citryl-CoA lyase gives MRIGKQDQAFTGIATSDADSVTVRGHDLCRDLIGKLDFTEYFWLLVTGEKPTQPQRTIIDACMVSIAEHGLVPSVQAARMTLAAAPEAWQGAMAAGILGMGTVVAGSSEVAGRYLAELLAEEGDPETVVTASLERLKAERRKVPGLGHPQHSSGDPRANRLLELADELEVSGPAVAMLRLLGERAPAIMNRPLPINISGAIPAVVMDAGWPVDALKAVPILARTAGLAAHLLEESRRSIGFIMSHHADLAISYDGEPAAKD, from the coding sequence ATGCGCATTGGCAAACAGGACCAGGCCTTCACTGGTATCGCTACCTCTGATGCTGACTCGGTCACGGTTCGCGGACATGATCTGTGCCGTGACCTGATCGGCAAGCTCGACTTCACCGAATATTTCTGGCTGCTGGTTACCGGCGAGAAGCCGACGCAACCGCAACGCACGATCATCGACGCCTGTATGGTGTCGATTGCCGAGCACGGGCTGGTGCCGAGCGTACAGGCGGCCCGCATGACCCTCGCCGCGGCACCGGAAGCATGGCAGGGCGCCATGGCTGCCGGTATCCTCGGCATGGGTACGGTGGTTGCCGGCAGTTCGGAAGTGGCTGGTCGTTATCTGGCCGAACTGCTCGCCGAGGAAGGCGATCCGGAGACCGTGGTCACCGCCTCTCTTGAAAGGCTGAAGGCAGAACGGCGCAAGGTGCCCGGCCTCGGCCATCCGCAGCATTCAAGCGGTGATCCACGCGCCAACCGGCTGCTCGAACTCGCCGACGAGCTTGAGGTCAGCGGCCCGGCGGTTGCCATGCTGCGCCTGTTGGGTGAGCGCGCCCCGGCCATCATGAACCGTCCGCTGCCGATCAATATATCCGGCGCCATTCCCGCTGTGGTCATGGATGCAGGCTGGCCGGTCGATGCCCTGAAAGCCGTCCCTATCCTTGCCCGCACCGCCGGTCTCGCTGCCCATCTGCTCGAGGAATCCCGCCGGTCGATCGGCTTTATCATGTCGCATCATGCCGATCTCGCGATCAGCTATGACGGCGAACCGGCGGCGAAGGACTGA
- a CDS encoding carnitine dehydratase: protein MANILSSVTVIEMGTYITGPAAAMQLADLGANVIKVERPGMGDPFRAFKGELYSPHFQTYNRNKRSIALDTTKPEDLEVMHGLIRDADVFIQNFRPGVAEKLGVGEDDLRAIRPDLIYCAISGFGRTGPGAERPTFDTVAQAASGFLRLVTPPENPRVIGPAIADAITGQYAATGIMAALLERAKSGKGHRLDISMLEAMCHFNLDSFTHYYSEGEIMGPLSRPSVSQSYTFRCKDDKWIAFHLSSPEKFWTGLLTATGQEALASDPRFAKRPDRIANQDELIAIFTPVFASADRDIWCERLLANEVPHSPAYDSNEALEDAQAQHLGIKVSAEHPQMGTFTTVRPPYTFDGETDRTVVPPPVLDEHGDDIRRRVKSAT from the coding sequence ATGGCCAATATCCTGTCATCCGTCACCGTCATCGAGATGGGCACCTATATCACCGGTCCGGCGGCAGCGATGCAGCTGGCCGATCTCGGTGCCAATGTGATCAAGGTCGAACGTCCGGGCATGGGCGATCCGTTCCGTGCCTTCAAGGGCGAGCTCTATTCCCCGCATTTCCAGACCTATAACCGGAACAAGCGGTCCATCGCCCTCGATACCACCAAGCCGGAAGATCTGGAGGTCATGCATGGGCTGATCCGTGACGCCGATGTTTTCATCCAGAATTTCCGCCCCGGCGTGGCCGAAAAGCTCGGTGTTGGCGAGGATGACCTGCGGGCCATTCGCCCCGATCTGATCTATTGCGCCATCTCCGGTTTCGGCCGGACCGGTCCCGGTGCGGAACGCCCGACCTTTGATACCGTAGCACAGGCTGCGAGCGGTTTTCTGCGGCTGGTGACGCCGCCGGAAAATCCGCGCGTGATCGGCCCGGCGATTGCCGATGCCATCACCGGCCAGTATGCCGCCACCGGCATCATGGCGGCGCTGCTGGAACGGGCGAAATCGGGCAAGGGCCACCGTCTCGACATCTCCATGCTTGAGGCCATGTGCCATTTCAATCTGGACAGCTTCACCCATTATTACAGCGAGGGCGAGATCATGGGGCCGCTCAGCCGCCCATCGGTTTCGCAGTCCTATACCTTCCGCTGCAAGGACGACAAATGGATTGCCTTCCACCTGTCGTCACCGGAGAAATTCTGGACCGGCCTGCTCACCGCCACTGGACAGGAGGCACTGGCCAGTGACCCGCGCTTTGCCAAGCGCCCGGACCGTATTGCCAATCAGGATGAACTGATCGCGATCTTCACTCCGGTCTTTGCCTCGGCGGACCGCGATATATGGTGCGAACGGCTGCTGGCCAATGAGGTGCCACACTCACCGGCCTATGATTCCAATGAAGCGCTGGAGGATGCACAGGCGCAGCATCTCGGCATCAAGGTATCCGCCGAGCATCCGCAGATGGGCACCTTCACCACCGTCCGCCCACCCTATACATTCGACGGCGAAACCGACCGGACGGTCGTGCCACCGCCAGTTCTGGATGAACATGGAGACGATATCCGGCGCCGCGTAAAATCAGCCACTTGA
- a CDS encoding IclR family transcriptional regulator, whose amino-acid sequence MSQLQTKTGPASQHPKKQKKAEKPAEYVEGLAKGLAIIECFDAGHREMTLSEVARRVNISPAAARRSLLTLMSLGYVGQSDKRFHLRPKVMALGTAYYVSAQIEELLQPDLRRVVELFGDACSVGTRDNQHVIYIAHVSVQRARRASAMVGARYPAYATSLGRVLLSGLSDAALDDYLAEADLQPLTGKTVTDREQLREIVIETRKNGYATAVDQLDYGVTALAVPIRGQGNEIIAALNTSGYTGMVSPEQLVSERLVEMQRTASAITAAIARYPALAASIRF is encoded by the coding sequence ATGTCGCAGTTACAGACCAAAACCGGGCCCGCCAGCCAGCACCCAAAGAAACAGAAAAAAGCCGAGAAGCCAGCCGAGTATGTCGAGGGGCTGGCCAAAGGGCTGGCGATCATCGAATGCTTTGATGCCGGGCATCGCGAGATGACCCTGAGCGAAGTCGCCCGCCGGGTGAATATCTCACCGGCGGCAGCACGGCGTTCGCTGCTGACCCTCATGTCGCTCGGCTATGTCGGCCAGAGCGACAAGCGGTTCCACCTGCGGCCCAAGGTCATGGCACTCGGCACCGCCTATTACGTATCCGCACAGATCGAGGAGTTGCTGCAGCCGGATCTGCGCCGGGTCGTGGAACTGTTCGGTGATGCCTGCTCTGTCGGCACCCGTGACAACCAGCATGTAATCTATATCGCCCATGTCTCGGTTCAGCGCGCCCGACGCGCCTCGGCCATGGTCGGTGCCCGCTACCCTGCCTATGCCACCTCGCTCGGCCGGGTTCTGCTCTCCGGCCTCAGTGATGCGGCGCTGGACGATTATCTGGCAGAGGCCGACCTTCAGCCACTGACCGGCAAGACCGTGACCGACCGTGAGCAACTGCGCGAGATCGTGATCGAGACCAGAAAGAACGGCTATGCCACGGCGGTGGATCAGCTCGATTACGGTGTAACGGCACTGGCCGTACCCATTCGCGGACAGGGCAACGAGATCATCGCGGCCCTCAATACATCCGGCTATACCGGCATGGTCAGCCCGGAACAGCTGGTCTCCGAACGGCTGGTGGAAATGCAGCGCACGGCATCGGCGATTACCGCTGCTATTGCTCGCTATCCGGCACTGGCTGCATCAATACGCTTTTAG